A DNA window from Helianthus annuus cultivar XRQ/B chromosome 15, HanXRQr2.0-SUNRISE, whole genome shotgun sequence contains the following coding sequences:
- the LOC110911777 gene encoding aspartyl protease AED3 — MEGLHLTILFLLSLTVVHSISPKCDLPSQGSTLRVYHVSSPCSPFRPKTALSWEESVLQMQADDKTRLMYLTSLVAGRSFVPIGSGRQIIQSPTYIVKASIGTPAQSLLMALDTSADMALVPCAGCVGCSSSTYDSAKSASFSSLTCGADQCKQVQTSSCPGTTCSLNMTYGGSTLAATLAQDNLTLATDPVIGYSFGCIKQVTGGSFPPQGVLGLSRGPLSFISQSKSLYTSTFSYCLPSFKSSNFSGTLRLGQFGQPKGINYTPLLTNPKRPSLYYVNLLGVKVGSTMVNIPASALAFNPNTGGGTIVDSGTVFTRLVDGAYTAVRDEFRRRMGTAAVTSLGGFDTCYNVPVGKQVPTITFMFAGLNMTLPPDNFLIHSSSGATTCLAMSASPAVNVIANMQQQNHRLVFDVANNRLGVSREICS, encoded by the exons ATGGAGGGTTTACACCTCACCATTCTCTTCCTATTATCCTTGACCGTGGTTCACTCAATAAGCCCAAAATGTGACTTACCTAGCCAAGGTTCAACCCTTAGGGTCTACCACGTGTCGAGCCCATGCTCGCCATTTAGGCCAAAGACCGCACTCTCATGGGAGGAAAGTGTGCTCCAAATGCAAGCTGACGACAAGACAAGGCTCATGTATCTGACGAGCCTTGTCGCTGGACGATCTTTCGTCCCTATTGGGTCAGGCAGACAGATCATACAAAGCCCGACCTACATTGTGAAAGCTAGCATTGGGACACCGGCTCAAAGCTTGCTCATGGCTTTGGATACTAGCGCCGATATGGCGTTGGTTCCTTGTGCCGGTTGTGTTGGATGCTCGTCTTCCACCTATGATTCGGCTAAGTCGGCTAGCTTCTCATCGCTTACTTGTGGTGCGGACCAATGCAAACAA GTCCAAACTTCAAGCTGCCCCGGTACAACATGCTCGTTAAACATGACATACGGAGGCTCGACCCTCGCTGCTACCTTAGCCCAAGACAACCTAACCCTAGCCACCGACCCCGTCATCGGATACTCCTTCGGCTGCATCAAACAAGTCACCGGAGGCTCGTTCCCGCCACAAGGCGTCCTCGGCCTCAGCCGTGGCCCGTTATCGTTCATTTCACAATCTAAATCCCTCTACACATCCACATTCTCATATTGTCTCCCAAGTTTCAAATCCTCCAACTTTTCCGGCACACTCCGGTTAGGTCAATTTGGTCAACCCAAAGGTATAAACTACACACCACTATTAACAAACCCTAAAAGACCTTCATTATATTATGTCAACTTGCTCGGAGTCAAAGTCGGATCCACCATGGTCAACATTCCGGCGAGTGCACTAGCGTTCAACCCTAACACCGGCGGCGGCACAATCGTGGATTCCGGCACGGTGTTCACACGGCTGGTGGACGGAGCTTACACGGCGGTGAGAGACGAGTTCCGGCGACGGATGGGAACCGCCGCCGTGACGTCACTCGGCGGTTTTGACACGTGTTACAATGTTCCGGTGGGAAAACAAGTTCCGACGATCACGTTTATGTTCGCCGGACTTAATATGACGTTGCCGCCGGATAATTTTCTGATCCATAGCTCCTCCGGCGCCACCACGTGCCTTGCCATGTCAGCATCGCCGGCGGTTAATGTGATTGCGAATATGCAGCAGCAGAACCACCGGTTGGTGTTTGATGTTGCGAATAACAGGCTGGGGGTGTCACGTGAGATCTGCTCATGA